One region of Paucibacter aquatile genomic DNA includes:
- a CDS encoding phage tail protein, whose product MAQFTVNAQRFDPYKNFKFRVKWDGRYVAGISKVSALKRSTEVVKHREGGDQSSSRKSPGRTEFDAITLERGVTHDTEFEKWANKVWNYGSGLGAEVSLKDFRKDLIIELYNETGQLVLAYKVFRAWVSEFQALPDLDANANAVAIARLKLENEGWERDYEVAEPNEVSFTEPS is encoded by the coding sequence ATGGCCCAGTTCACCGTCAATGCCCAGCGTTTCGATCCCTACAAGAACTTCAAGTTCCGCGTCAAGTGGGATGGACGTTATGTCGCCGGCATCAGCAAGGTCTCGGCGCTCAAGCGCAGCACCGAAGTGGTCAAGCACCGCGAGGGCGGCGACCAGAGCAGCAGCCGCAAATCACCCGGCCGTACCGAGTTCGATGCCATCACCCTGGAGCGTGGCGTCACGCACGACACCGAGTTCGAGAAATGGGCCAACAAGGTCTGGAACTATGGTTCCGGCCTGGGCGCCGAGGTCTCGCTCAAGGACTTCCGCAAGGACCTGATCATCGAGCTCTACAACGAGACCGGGCAGCTGGTGCTGGCCTACAAGGTCTTCCGTGCCTGGGTCAGCGAGTTCCAGGCCCTGCCGGACCTGGACGCCAATGCCAATGCCGTGGCCATCGCCCGCCTCAAGCTCGAGAACGAGGGCTGGGAGCGTGATTACGAAGTGGCCGAGCCCAACGAAGTCAGCTTCACCGAGCCGAGCTGA
- a CDS encoding phage tail sheath family protein, producing the protein MPAQLNYPGVYIEELPSGVRTISGVATAIAAFAGSAPRGPINKAVRLFSFSDYERRFGGLALDSELGYAVRQYFQNGGTEAYAIRLVKDASTAERSLRNAAAADVLKLTALDAGASGNGIEIRVDHQSANPGSSFNLSLFRAEDGAAESYANVSMNSADARYVLDLVNASSQLVKLSRLVSKAALDALPAGTSRSLPLADVATLLDANHNEFRVSVNGLPPVKVLIALPGDIGGGTATQRLDSLCAAIQLQVRAQANSQQAYDLFTCARPPGTQQILMTSGQGGEFSQLRVLAGQKNNASGVLKLGAASGGLEVDAVATIRPAPVPDPATLSSAVFAANDLNTLPDATHSALRISLDGYGPDVVDIGSAAAAGADLAAKLDDVAARLQAAVRALKPGHPSYRDFTVKVSGTSLVLATGSRGAGSSIAVSAAPAKSIANELHLLAGATSTQPGNLYLAGGTETPYAEADLYPTFIADRAKRQGIYALEEVDLFTLLSLPGVTEPGVLADAAAYCEERRAFFVIDAPPSAQDPAQMVAAVNGTGLPKSDHAAVYYPWVYIADPLRNGKLRLTPPSGTVAGLFARTDAERGVWKAPAGTEATLSGVQKTAYTLTDGECGALNPLGVNCLRVLPVYGAVSWGARTLRGADQMSSEYKYVPVRRLALFLEESLYRGTQWVVFEPNDEPLWAQIRLNLGAFMNSLFRLGAFQGKSAKEAYLVKCDRETTTQDDINRGVVNILVAFAPLKPAEFVVIRIQQLAGQIQV; encoded by the coding sequence ATGCCTGCGCAACTGAACTATCCTGGCGTCTACATCGAGGAGCTGCCCAGCGGGGTGCGCACCATCAGCGGCGTGGCGACGGCCATCGCGGCCTTCGCCGGCTCCGCGCCCCGGGGGCCGATCAACAAGGCGGTGCGCCTGTTCAGCTTCTCGGACTACGAGCGCCGCTTCGGCGGCCTGGCCCTCGACTCCGAGCTGGGCTATGCCGTGCGCCAGTACTTCCAGAACGGCGGCACCGAGGCCTATGCCATCCGCCTGGTCAAGGACGCCAGCACGGCCGAACGCAGCCTGCGCAATGCCGCCGCCGCCGATGTGCTCAAGCTCACGGCGCTGGACGCGGGGGCCTCGGGCAATGGCATCGAGATCCGCGTCGATCACCAGAGCGCCAACCCGGGCAGCAGCTTCAACCTCTCGCTGTTCCGCGCCGAGGATGGGGCGGCCGAGAGCTATGCCAATGTCTCGATGAACTCCGCCGATGCGCGCTATGTGCTGGATCTGGTCAATGCCAGCTCGCAGCTGGTCAAGCTCAGCCGCCTGGTCAGCAAGGCTGCGCTCGATGCCCTGCCGGCTGGCACTTCGCGAAGCCTGCCCCTGGCCGATGTTGCGACATTGCTGGACGCCAACCACAACGAGTTCCGGGTCTCGGTCAACGGCCTGCCGCCGGTCAAGGTGCTGATCGCTTTGCCGGGCGACATCGGCGGCGGCACGGCCACGCAGCGGTTGGATAGCTTGTGCGCCGCCATCCAGCTCCAGGTGCGCGCCCAGGCCAACAGCCAGCAGGCCTACGACCTGTTCACCTGCGCCCGCCCGCCGGGCACCCAGCAGATCTTGATGACCTCGGGCCAAGGCGGCGAGTTCTCGCAGCTGCGGGTGCTGGCCGGCCAGAAGAACAATGCCAGCGGCGTGCTCAAGCTGGGCGCTGCCTCGGGCGGTCTGGAGGTGGACGCGGTGGCGACCATCCGCCCGGCACCCGTGCCCGATCCGGCCACGCTGAGCAGTGCTGTGTTTGCGGCCAATGACCTCAACACCCTGCCGGATGCCACGCACAGCGCGCTGCGCATCAGCCTCGATGGCTATGGCCCTGATGTGGTCGATATCGGCAGCGCAGCCGCCGCAGGCGCTGACCTGGCTGCCAAGCTCGACGATGTGGCGGCGCGCCTGCAAGCCGCCGTGCGTGCTTTGAAGCCGGGCCACCCGAGCTACCGTGATTTCACGGTCAAGGTCAGCGGCACAAGCCTGGTGCTGGCCACCGGTTCGCGGGGTGCCGGCAGCAGCATCGCCGTCAGCGCTGCCCCGGCCAAGAGCATTGCCAACGAGCTGCACCTGCTGGCCGGCGCCACCAGCACCCAGCCGGGTAATCTCTACCTGGCCGGCGGCACCGAGACGCCCTACGCCGAGGCCGATCTCTACCCCACCTTCATTGCCGACCGCGCCAAGCGCCAAGGCATCTATGCGCTGGAAGAGGTGGATCTGTTCACCTTGCTCAGCCTGCCCGGTGTGACCGAACCCGGCGTGCTGGCCGATGCGGCCGCCTACTGCGAGGAGCGCCGCGCCTTCTTCGTGATCGACGCGCCGCCCTCGGCGCAGGACCCGGCCCAGATGGTGGCGGCCGTCAACGGCACCGGCCTGCCCAAGTCCGACCATGCGGCGGTCTACTACCCCTGGGTTTACATCGCCGACCCGCTGCGCAATGGCAAGCTGCGCCTGACCCCGCCCAGCGGCACGGTGGCCGGCCTGTTCGCCCGCACCGATGCCGAGCGCGGCGTCTGGAAGGCGCCGGCCGGCACCGAGGCCACGCTCAGCGGCGTGCAGAAGACCGCCTACACCCTGACCGATGGCGAGTGCGGCGCGCTCAACCCCCTGGGCGTCAACTGCCTGCGGGTGCTGCCGGTCTACGGCGCCGTGTCCTGGGGCGCGCGCACCTTGCGCGGCGCCGATCAGATGAGCTCGGAGTACAAGTACGTGCCGGTGCGTCGCCTGGCCCTGTTCCTAGAGGAAAGCCTCTACCGCGGCACCCAGTGGGTGGTCTTCGAGCCCAATGACGAGCCGCTCTGGGCGCAGATCCGGCTCAACCTTGGCGCCTTCATGAACAGCCTGTTCCGCCTCGGCGCCTTCCAGGGCAAGAGCGCCAAGGAAGCCTACCTCGTCAAGTGCGACCGCGAGACCACCACCCAGGACGACATCAACCGCGGTGTCGTCAACATCCTCGTCGCCTTCGCGCCGCTCAAGCCGGCGGAGTTCGTCGTCATCCGCATCCAGCAGCTGGCTGGTCAGATCCAGGTTTGA
- a CDS encoding DUF4255 domain-containing protein: MSSALGLAATSAVLQQLISDGFVALKLADVLGASPAVTCLPPEKAQAQADLPSLNIVLYNQTRNTGWANLDLPSRDGRGERSANPALALDLHYLLVAYGLQDFHAEILLGAAMQVLHDTPALGREAIRRALKPEANKPNLPKQLELAGLADQLEQLRITAMNLGMDEVSRLWGAIQLPARPSAAYSVSVLLTQTPRSVRTPLPVSSRQVHVLTLRSPRIDRVEAEGPAGTPILPNSIVRISGALLKSPQLTLKLNGVSLPPASLLSVSDEEIRLQLSPALDLRAGLCSVQVCHAHLMGSPPQPHGVVESNLGALVLHPQALFALEPGAGQDVIDGQAYAKGRIRATVTPPVGARQRVRLLLNEKDPPADRPARAYSFDAPEGNGVIAPAPSNGVLRIPFQHVLPGRYLARLQVDAGVSPLTVAADGRFAGPELLL, translated from the coding sequence ATGAGCTCGGCCCTGGGATTGGCCGCCACCTCGGCGGTCTTGCAGCAACTGATCAGCGATGGCTTTGTCGCGCTCAAGCTGGCCGATGTGCTGGGCGCCAGCCCGGCGGTGACCTGCTTGCCGCCCGAGAAAGCCCAGGCCCAGGCGGACCTGCCTTCGCTGAACATCGTGCTCTACAACCAGACCCGCAACACCGGTTGGGCCAATCTCGACCTGCCCAGCCGCGATGGGCGCGGCGAGCGCAGCGCCAATCCGGCCCTGGCCCTGGACCTGCACTACCTGCTGGTGGCCTACGGCCTGCAGGATTTCCATGCCGAGATCCTGCTTGGCGCCGCCATGCAGGTCTTGCACGACACGCCGGCCCTGGGGCGTGAGGCCATTCGCCGTGCGCTCAAGCCGGAAGCCAATAAACCCAATCTTCCCAAGCAGCTGGAGCTGGCGGGCCTGGCCGACCAGCTGGAGCAGCTGCGCATCACGGCCATGAACCTGGGCATGGACGAGGTCTCGCGGCTCTGGGGGGCCATCCAGCTGCCAGCGCGGCCCAGTGCAGCCTATTCGGTCAGCGTCTTGCTGACGCAGACGCCGCGCAGTGTGCGCACACCGCTGCCTGTGAGCAGCCGCCAGGTGCATGTGCTGACCCTGCGCAGCCCCCGCATCGACCGGGTGGAAGCCGAAGGGCCGGCGGGCACGCCCATCCTGCCCAACAGCATCGTGCGCATCAGCGGCGCATTGCTGAAGTCGCCACAGCTGACGCTCAAGCTCAACGGCGTGTCGCTGCCGCCGGCTAGCCTGCTCTCGGTCAGCGACGAAGAGATCCGCCTGCAGCTCAGCCCCGCCCTGGACTTGCGCGCGGGCCTGTGCAGCGTGCAGGTCTGCCATGCCCATCTGATGGGTTCGCCACCGCAGCCGCATGGGGTGGTGGAGTCCAATCTCGGCGCCCTGGTGTTGCATCCGCAAGCGCTGTTTGCGCTGGAGCCCGGTGCGGGTCAGGACGTGATCGACGGCCAGGCCTATGCCAAGGGCCGCATCAGGGCCACGGTGACGCCTCCGGTCGGCGCGCGCCAGCGGGTGCGCCTGCTGCTCAACGAGAAAGACCCGCCCGCCGACCGGCCGGCCCGAGCCTACAGCTTTGATGCGCCCGAGGGCAATGGGGTGATTGCGCCGGCCCCCAGCAATGGCGTGCTGCGCATTCCGTTCCAGCATGTGCTGCCCGGCCGCTATCTCGCGCGCCTGCAGGTCGATGCCGGCGTCAGCCCGCTGACGGTGGCGGCCGATGGCCGCTTTGCCGGCCCGGAGTTGCTGCTGTGA
- a CDS encoding eCIS core domain-containing protein, with amino-acid sequence MSSSAVHAASPKVAEREQAPRGERRPPGKEPAVRPLLQRRCACGSGAGAGGECESCAAKALLQRYSSSGSPASSQNEAAWPGSVSDTLSRAGRPLDADTRSFMESRFGPGSDFSAVRVHDDSAAAASARDVDAQAYTVGQHIVFGDGAYQPHSEPGRHLLAHELAHTVQQQGLQRSGISNLADHGPDYRRLEMEADQTADRVMRGGLTEGLNLGQGLSRSGPRLSRKPSATPAAKPAEAKDEDTGKAKPPSFEANYETTTYNRKFSLTGTAVPEQATGTVDKTEAAYKVDTLVLPPQKGQKALDYCKKNTSALHAVFDWSGGPVPTQNKAGKNEARDPTEKLQRSWLETVGHKLDKKAHARWAEVGGEKQFPKPPIGPSCELDHMQELQVGGTNAGSNLQVIDKVDNASSGGLIQQQLRQLAEQAFADAKDALGGKRPKRVSLTFGGVLMQGSPTCGICCQLSQRFVDPAVTAATDKPSVDVEVSVLGKPFTLKLPADKSKSIPLTGVNAAIASSVKGLTIISYERDPKGKGHDKLKATLDDAAIGAKPGTKSTVVTLAIGPDGVVKPLSGKLPAPIKAEFAKLSPITFTTLSMDASGVTAAGTIKPSLPLLPTLDVVLDPQGFRMGKALDPKKIKPPFPGMKVTEASVMMELAPAFKPVGTLAFEIGGAKKVADVKLTASADDQGLVLKGDLFVYIPGVDEAKGTVLYQAGQWSGGAKVEASKLKLPFVTGGAVDVSLKNGKLDANGRVDLELPGKNPASLEVKYANNRFSYSGRGRIETKSKYLKPIDAKLSVDGDLFRATGSTGIAFSGLDGTVSATYENQGGKEKVYGDGNIKIDKGRAKGSIDVKLHPNQTLTGSGKLSYEIKKDMVASAAITIDEKQKITFDGELSFPDITLFPRFPKDETPKSLFSASGSIPIPGASIGPIGLKVELYGGLGYYYYVGPGVLTGIKATVKFSPFEPDPDFAFSMKAKASIPAGGGITGTVGANVVLDAFIGKVGGGLSVEARAGLKGKAELGGEIAYAKDRFSVDASAYIGGSIELGAALKAKVFAEAGVSVFKVSTEKVWTLKEAKFDTGLSLGVRMPLHYDSVEGFRMPKLSDIQPEPAEFKLDTQKMLGNLFGAASSEEKEK; translated from the coding sequence ATGAGCAGCAGTGCCGTCCACGCCGCCAGCCCCAAGGTTGCGGAGCGCGAGCAGGCGCCGCGCGGCGAGAGGCGCCCGCCTGGCAAAGAGCCGGCGGTTCGCCCCTTGCTGCAACGCCGCTGCGCCTGCGGCAGCGGCGCCGGTGCCGGCGGCGAATGCGAGAGCTGCGCGGCCAAGGCCTTGTTGCAGCGTTACAGCAGCAGCGGCAGCCCTGCCTCCAGCCAGAACGAGGCCGCCTGGCCCGGCTCGGTCAGCGACACCTTGTCGCGTGCCGGCCGGCCGCTCGATGCCGACACGCGCAGCTTCATGGAATCGCGCTTCGGCCCCGGCAGCGATTTCTCGGCCGTGCGCGTGCACGACGACAGCGCGGCGGCCGCTTCGGCCCGTGATGTCGATGCCCAGGCCTACACCGTCGGCCAGCACATCGTGTTCGGCGATGGCGCCTACCAGCCGCACAGCGAGCCGGGCCGCCACCTGCTGGCCCATGAACTGGCCCACACGGTGCAGCAGCAGGGCCTGCAGCGCAGCGGCATCAGCAATCTGGCCGATCACGGCCCCGACTACCGCCGCCTGGAAATGGAGGCCGACCAGACGGCCGACCGGGTGATGCGCGGCGGGCTGACGGAGGGTTTGAACCTGGGCCAAGGCCTGAGCCGCAGCGGCCCGCGCCTGTCGCGCAAGCCCAGCGCCACGCCGGCCGCCAAGCCCGCAGAGGCCAAGGATGAAGACACGGGCAAGGCCAAGCCGCCCAGCTTCGAGGCCAATTACGAAACCACCACCTACAACCGCAAGTTCTCGCTGACGGGAACGGCGGTGCCCGAGCAGGCCACCGGTACCGTGGACAAGACCGAGGCGGCCTACAAGGTGGACACCCTGGTCCTGCCGCCGCAGAAAGGCCAGAAGGCCCTGGACTATTGCAAGAAGAACACCAGTGCCTTGCACGCGGTGTTCGACTGGTCGGGCGGCCCGGTGCCGACGCAGAACAAGGCCGGCAAGAACGAGGCCCGTGATCCAACCGAGAAGCTGCAACGCTCCTGGCTGGAAACCGTGGGCCACAAGCTCGACAAGAAAGCCCATGCGCGCTGGGCCGAGGTCGGGGGTGAAAAACAGTTCCCCAAGCCGCCCATCGGCCCCAGCTGCGAACTCGACCATATGCAGGAGCTGCAGGTCGGTGGCACGAACGCCGGCAGCAATCTGCAAGTCATCGACAAGGTGGACAACGCCTCCAGCGGCGGCCTGATCCAGCAGCAGCTGCGCCAGCTGGCCGAGCAGGCTTTTGCCGATGCCAAGGACGCGCTTGGCGGCAAGCGGCCCAAGCGGGTGTCGTTGACCTTTGGCGGTGTGCTGATGCAGGGCTCGCCGACCTGTGGCATCTGCTGCCAGCTCTCTCAACGCTTTGTCGATCCGGCCGTCACGGCCGCCACCGACAAGCCTTCGGTCGATGTCGAAGTGAGTGTGCTGGGCAAGCCCTTCACGCTCAAGCTGCCGGCGGACAAGAGCAAGTCCATTCCGCTGACCGGGGTCAATGCCGCCATCGCCAGCAGCGTCAAGGGTCTGACGATCATCAGCTACGAGCGCGATCCCAAGGGCAAGGGTCACGACAAGCTCAAGGCCACGCTGGACGATGCCGCCATTGGTGCCAAGCCCGGCACCAAGAGCACGGTCGTGACCCTGGCCATCGGCCCGGATGGTGTGGTCAAGCCTCTTTCAGGCAAGCTGCCGGCGCCCATCAAGGCCGAGTTCGCCAAGCTCAGCCCCATCACCTTCACCACCCTGAGCATGGACGCCTCGGGCGTGACGGCCGCAGGCACCATCAAGCCCTCGCTGCCCCTGCTGCCCACGCTCGATGTGGTGCTGGACCCCCAAGGCTTCCGCATGGGCAAGGCGCTCGATCCCAAGAAGATCAAGCCGCCCTTCCCGGGGATGAAGGTCACCGAGGCCAGCGTGATGATGGAGCTGGCGCCGGCCTTCAAGCCGGTGGGCACCCTGGCTTTCGAGATCGGCGGGGCCAAGAAGGTGGCCGATGTGAAGCTGACGGCCAGCGCCGACGATCAGGGCCTGGTGCTCAAGGGCGATCTCTTCGTCTACATCCCCGGTGTCGACGAGGCCAAGGGCACGGTGCTCTACCAGGCAGGGCAGTGGAGCGGCGGCGCCAAGGTCGAGGCCAGCAAGCTCAAGCTGCCTTTTGTCACCGGGGGTGCGGTCGATGTCAGCCTGAAGAACGGCAAGCTCGATGCCAACGGCCGGGTCGATCTGGAGCTGCCTGGCAAGAACCCGGCGTCGCTCGAGGTCAAGTACGCCAACAACCGCTTCAGCTACTCGGGCCGCGGACGCATCGAAACCAAGAGCAAGTATCTGAAGCCCATCGATGCCAAGCTCTCGGTCGATGGCGATCTCTTCCGTGCCACCGGCAGCACCGGCATTGCCTTCTCCGGCCTGGACGGCACGGTCAGCGCGACCTACGAGAACCAGGGCGGCAAGGAAAAGGTCTACGGCGACGGCAATATCAAGATCGACAAGGGCCGGGCCAAGGGTTCCATCGACGTCAAGCTCCACCCCAACCAGACCCTCACCGGCAGCGGCAAGCTCAGCTACGAGATCAAGAAAGACATGGTGGCCTCGGCCGCCATCACCATCGACGAGAAGCAGAAGATCACTTTCGATGGCGAGCTGAGCTTTCCCGACATCACCCTGTTCCCGCGCTTTCCGAAGGACGAGACGCCCAAGAGCCTGTTCAGCGCCTCGGGCAGCATCCCCATCCCCGGCGCGTCCATCGGCCCCATCGGCCTCAAGGTCGAGCTCTACGGCGGCCTGGGCTATTACTACTACGTCGGCCCGGGTGTGCTCACCGGCATCAAGGCCACGGTCAAGTTCAGCCCCTTCGAGCCCGACCCTGACTTCGCCTTCAGCATGAAGGCCAAGGCCAGCATCCCGGCCGGCGGCGGCATCACCGGGACGGTGGGCGCCAATGTGGTGCTCGATGCCTTCATCGGCAAGGTCGGCGGCGGGCTCAGCGTGGAGGCGCGTGCGGGGCTCAAGGGCAAGGCCGAGTTGGGCGGCGAGATCGCCTACGCCAAGGACCGTTTCAGCGTCGATGCCAGCGCCTACATCGGCGGCAGCATCGAGCTCGGTGCGGCGCTCAAGGCCAAGGTGTTTGCCGAGGCTGGCGTCTCGGTCTTCAAGGTCAGCACCGAAAAGGTCTGGACGCTCAAGGAGGCCAAGTTCGACACCGGCCTGAGCCTGGGTGTGCGCATGCCGCTGCACTATGACAGCGTCGAGGGCTTCCGCATGCCCAAGCTCTCGGACATCCAGCCCGAGCCCGCCGAGTTCAAGCTCGACACGCAAAAAATGCTCGGCAATCTGTTCGGTGCCGCCAGCAGCGAGGAGAAGGAAAAGTGA
- a CDS encoding ATP-binding protein has product MNTASAPSSSPIGKGSSSHREQARNARVLTQALARIEQHLQQAPGQPMPLLSGEQVPPALGQLAHSLGLSPFERDALLLAVAPQLDARIGPLLAQAQGEGGQPWLNGRLALALLAESRWEALTPVAPLRRWQLIELVGGLGPLDARWAVDETVLHALAGVRYADPRLAPWLQRQAARRGMESEAELGAQQDAGLAALAAAWEAAPSLLQTPVAHYAGREAEVLVHTLAQRLGLSLYRLQELPPSAEREAMTRLWAREALLHRGLLWVDLDAMEEGGASGGQLAVWLDGLPSLLLLSSRGEAGRLPLRRAQRLLPSTELSAERRLALWRDSLGQRDVSTELQRQMPALAEQFQLSQTQVLQLAGQWRAALDDHAGEDERARASRLWQAAREAAREAAGELLRPSTRTAPGMTAGSGGAGLDDLAQRIEARAQWADLVLPEPALHSLRSMAAQLRQRHRVYQSWGFAERSSRGLGLSALFSGGSGTGKTLAAEVLARELQLDLYRIDLASLVSKYIGETEKNLARVFAAAEASGAILLFDEADALFGKRSEVKDSHDRYANIEVSYLLQRVESYRGLAILTTNLKQAIDPAFQRRIRFIVQFPFPDEAARAAIWERAFPAAAPLGAIDIGKLMRLSLSGGHIRNLALNAAFLAADEDSVITMRHLRDAAAAEFAKLERPLPAADVGDWL; this is encoded by the coding sequence GTGAACACCGCCTCGGCCCCATCGAGCTCGCCGATCGGCAAGGGCAGCAGCAGCCACCGCGAGCAGGCGCGCAATGCCCGCGTGCTCACGCAAGCCCTGGCGCGCATCGAGCAGCATCTGCAGCAGGCGCCGGGCCAGCCCATGCCTTTGCTGTCGGGCGAGCAGGTGCCGCCGGCCCTGGGGCAACTGGCGCACAGCCTGGGCCTGAGTCCGTTTGAGCGCGATGCTTTGTTGCTCGCCGTGGCGCCGCAGCTCGATGCCCGCATCGGCCCGCTGCTGGCGCAAGCGCAGGGCGAGGGCGGGCAACCCTGGCTGAACGGCCGCCTGGCCCTGGCCTTGCTGGCCGAGTCGCGTTGGGAAGCCCTGACGCCGGTGGCGCCGCTGCGCCGCTGGCAGCTGATCGAGTTGGTCGGCGGACTGGGCCCGCTCGACGCACGCTGGGCGGTGGACGAGACCGTGCTGCACGCCCTCGCCGGGGTCCGCTATGCCGACCCGCGCCTGGCGCCTTGGTTGCAGCGCCAAGCGGCGCGGCGTGGTATGGAGTCGGAGGCGGAGCTGGGGGCGCAGCAGGATGCCGGCCTGGCCGCACTGGCCGCCGCCTGGGAGGCGGCACCTTCACTGCTCCAGACCCCGGTGGCCCACTACGCCGGCCGTGAGGCCGAGGTGCTGGTCCACACTTTGGCGCAGCGCCTGGGCCTGAGCCTCTACCGCCTGCAAGAGCTGCCCCCATCGGCCGAGCGCGAGGCCATGACCCGGCTCTGGGCCCGCGAGGCGCTTTTGCACCGCGGCCTGCTCTGGGTGGATCTGGATGCCATGGAGGAGGGCGGAGCGTCCGGGGGGCAGTTGGCCGTCTGGCTCGACGGCCTGCCCAGTCTGCTGCTGCTCAGCAGCCGCGGCGAGGCGGGTCGCCTGCCGCTGCGCCGGGCGCAGCGCTTGCTGCCTTCCACCGAGCTGAGCGCGGAACGCCGCCTGGCCTTGTGGCGGGACAGTCTGGGCCAGAGGGATGTGAGCACCGAGCTGCAGCGCCAGATGCCGGCCCTGGCCGAGCAGTTCCAGCTGTCCCAGACCCAGGTTCTGCAGCTGGCCGGGCAATGGCGCGCTGCGCTGGACGATCATGCGGGGGAGGACGAGCGTGCCCGGGCCAGCCGCTTGTGGCAGGCCGCACGCGAGGCGGCGCGCGAGGCCGCAGGTGAGCTGCTGCGGCCCTCCACGCGCACGGCGCCGGGCATGACTGCGGGTTCGGGGGGCGCCGGGCTGGACGACCTGGCCCAGCGCATCGAGGCGCGCGCGCAATGGGCCGATCTGGTCCTGCCCGAGCCGGCCCTGCACAGCCTGCGCAGCATGGCCGCCCAGCTGCGCCAGCGCCACCGGGTCTACCAGAGCTGGGGCTTTGCCGAGCGCAGCAGCCGCGGCCTGGGCCTGAGCGCTCTGTTCAGCGGCGGCAGCGGCACGGGCAAGACCCTGGCCGCCGAGGTGCTGGCGCGCGAGCTTCAGCTCGATCTCTACCGCATCGATCTGGCCAGCCTGGTCAGCAAGTACATCGGCGAGACCGAGAAGAACCTGGCCCGCGTCTTTGCCGCCGCCGAAGCCAGCGGCGCCATCCTCTTGTTCGACGAGGCCGATGCCTTGTTCGGCAAGCGCAGCGAGGTCAAGGACAGCCACGACCGCTACGCCAATATCGAGGTCAGCTACCTCTTGCAGCGGGTGGAGAGCTACCGCGGCCTGGCCATTCTGACCACCAATCTCAAGCAGGCCATCGACCCGGCCTTCCAGCGCCGCATCCGCTTCATCGTCCAGTTCCCCTTCCCGGACGAGGCGGCCCGCGCCGCGATCTGGGAGCGCGCCTTCCCGGCCGCCGCGCCGCTGGGGGCCATCGACATCGGCAAGCTGATGCGGCTCTCGCTCTCGGGCGGCCACATCCGCAATCTGGCGCTCAATGCCGCGTTTCTGGCCGCCGACGAAGACTCGGTCATCACCATGCGCCATCTGCGCGATGCCGCCGCGGCCGAGTTCGCCAAGCTGGAGCGGCCCTTGCCCGCCGCCGATGTGGGAGATTGGCTGTGA